A window of the Miscanthus floridulus cultivar M001 chromosome 14, ASM1932011v1, whole genome shotgun sequence genome harbors these coding sequences:
- the LOC136503467 gene encoding uncharacterized protein YKL023W-like, translating to MELDNGHGEEREGIDKDEKEDEDKKKKSVAFKTSSSSKNKGKFKKQESSDDEDASDIDDEVMALFVHKMGKFMKKKGYGARKRRDNFKSKDYVRRSDEEEKYTKEELMDKLEQVHTCFEMKRKECKELRKKVKSLEQFFDELNASHESLREDHEKLVQPHTKLEKVHSSLHEQVKKEEAKKEQVIVSYDLGLSCDILDESFYKPIVVAPTNPS from the exons aAAGGGAGGGGATTGACAAGGatgagaaggaagatgaagacaagaagaagaagagtgtagcattcaagactagctcatcatccaagaacaagggtaaGTTCAagaaacaagaatcaagtgatgatgaagatgctagtgacattgatgatgaggtcatGGCTCTGTTTGTgcacaagatgggaaaattcatgaagaagaagggctatggtgcaagaaagagaagagacaactTCAAGAGCAAGGATTATGTGAGAAG GAGTGATGAGGAGGagaagtacaccaaggaggaactCATGGACAAGTTGGAGCAAgtccacacttgctttgagatgaagagaaaggagtgcaaagaattacgtaagaaggtcaaatctcttgagcaattctttgatgagctcaatgcttctcatgagagtctaagggaagaccatGAGAAGCTTGTCCAGCCTcacactaagcttgaaaaagtTCACTCCTCTCTCCACgaacaagtcaagaaggaggaagccaagaaggagcaagtgattgtgtcatatGATTTGGGACTAAGttgtgatattcttgatgaatcattttacaagcccattgttgttgctcctactaacccttcttag